A window of Natator depressus isolate rNatDep1 chromosome 3, rNatDep2.hap1, whole genome shotgun sequence genomic DNA:
CGCAGGCGCAGCACGCCCCACACATCAGGCGGACcaggggcccattgactgttcagCTGTGGGACCCGGAATTGTTGTCGGTGGGCCTGCCAGTTTAAGCACATGCACATTTGGAATATCGCCACAATACTGAAACTTGTAACTTATTATCTATTATTGTTTGGGATCCTCATGGATAACACTTCATAATCCTAAACAGGAAAACTATTTTTAAAGCAGAGTTTGTGCTTCATTGTTGCAATTTGTTGTCTTTTTTAGAGTTGTGATCATGGCTATTGACTGGATTGGTTTTTGTTATGCGGCAGTGGTGGCTCTTGGCGGTGTTGTAGGATATACTCGCAAAGGTAAATGTGGGGGTGGCAGGATTTGGAAACGGAGGGATTGATTCTCTACTGCCTTACACCTTGTGAAGCCATTTACCCCAATGCAAAGGGGATAAATTGCTCCTAAACCAGAATGATGGTATTTTAAATCCACTTCACGCTAGTGTAAATGGCTACGAGTCAGATCCTGACAAGTAGTTCAGACCAAGTCAGGAAAGAATTACTGCATCTGCTGTCTAGAtaagtggtgggcaacctgcggcccatcagggtaatccgctggtgggccgcgagacagtttgtttacactgaccgcaggcacggctgcccacagctcccagtggccgtggttcgccattcccagccaatgggagctgcaggaagcggcgtgggcaCCCAGGGCTCCACTCCCGCACCCAGCTGTGGTCCCGGCCTTGGCCCCCTTGTCCGCGTCCCTCCCCTCCTGGAGCCGCggtcctgctccctgccccaggtgggggaGTATGGCCGGGGTAAGGGGCGGCACAAGGTAAAAGGTTTGGGGATCACTGTTCTGTAGTGATGGAAGAATCCCTTTTGTctctgtagtaagtgtctacccTACATAGGCACAGCGCCGtagtgtttctagtgtagacataccctaaaacagAACTCAATAGAGAATCTGGTGTATGGACTTCACAATACCCAGCATTggaacttttatttatttatttatttatttttattttcattttagcaGTTCTTTTAATGGGTGACACACAGGAGACCATTCTATTCTTGCATCTTTTCAATGGTTTCTTCTTTGTATTTGCCCTTCTCCTTGTCAACTTGGCCAGACTTATCAGGCTGTTATACAAGACCTACTCTTTGAAACATTACATAGTAAAAATTATTCTTTTCCAGAGTAATTCATAGCCAAAATGTGGGAAAACTCCAGTTCATCTCAGATTTTAGTTGTAGCAGCAAAGTATACAGTAAattttctaataataataataaggtatTCTGTCGTCTATTTTTTTCAGTTCCTCACGTTTTCATTTTCATATTCCTTTAAATGGTTTTCTGCAGGAAGTATAGTGTCTTTGGCTGCTGGTCTCTTCTTTGGTTTGGTTTCTGGTTATGGAGCGTATTGTGTAACACATGACTCCAGAGATGTGAAGATATCATTTTGTAAGTATTAAAATGTGTACAGTTTAAAATAGACTTTTACATTAATTAAAGACTGTTCAAAATACatattctgtttaattttttgcaTCGTATGACACCTCAGTCTTCCTGATAGTTTAACTAGTTAGACACTTTGCTTCAATTTCGTCTTTTAAAGTTGGAGGctttatacatacaaaatacagGTAATAGGATATGACAGAGACTAGATGttcgaccaacttctgttggtggacggtacaagctttcaagcttcacagagctcttcttcaagtctggggaaggtaaccagagtTTCTAAGCTCCACCTGCTGCAGGAggccacttaaaatgaagtgggcaattaagggttagctcacctatcttgtctcatATCCTGGAACTAACAAGGCTACAACAATGCTGCAGACAGGTAAATGTTCTCTTTACATATACACCTTTACCttgatataacgctgtcctcgggagccaaaaaatcttagcgcgttataggtgaaaccgcgttacatcaaacttgctttgatccactggagcGCGCAGTCCCGCccccccggagcgctgctttaccgcattatatccgaatttgtgttatatcgggtcacgttatattggggtagaggtgtattttaaaaactctcttctactgttagattttttttttaaattgtttttgacTGCTTGCAAAGGTCTGAGCCTGCAAAAGCCTACATGCATGTTTAACTTTGTGCATGGCAACAGCCCTAGTGAATCCAGAGCTCAATAAGATGATGTATGTCTgataaagctaagcatgtgcataagttttTACAGGATCTAGGCCTAAAAAACAATAGTCACAACTATCTCCATCTCCAACTCTGATTGTAACAAGGGTATCCTATAATAAATGGTAATGCAGGGGtcagcagcctttcagaagtggtgtgccgagtcttcgtttattcactctaatttaaggtttcgcatgacagcaatacattttaacgtttttagaaggtctctttatataagtctataatatataactaaactattgttgtatgtaaagtagaTAAGggaaaatgtttaagaagcttcatttaaagttaaattaaaatgcagagccccccggactggtgtgagtgccactgaaaatcagctcgcgtgccgctttggcacacgtgccataggttgcctacccctgggtaATGCTTTGCTAGGAAACCAGGATAGTAGCACTCTTACTTTTTACATGTATGGGAAATTATACCATACAAACACGAAAGGCgtgtgttaccagatttgcccgttactttggggtatgttCATTTATGAGAGTAACTCTTTGGGGTGCAgtattctgtaattctatcaatgtactgcttgtgttttcatccggagctctacttctccctgctgcaagttccctcccaatggagctctTCTGcaaggacctaggttccccagagCTGGGTTCCTCCTGCCCCAGAACCagttgaacacacacacacatacatcaaCAGAGCATATCTGAGTGgactgggtcaatcagcactcccaagctgaccccttatgtccctggactcagcaggctgggtcaaaCAGCACTTCCAGGCTGACACCCTCATATGCCACACgttgtggtgggggggaagcaaccagcttaatcataaaagttatttattgccaagTAATAATCATACAaggagagccaaacaaacaaaacagttacagtATTAAATCTATcttaaatttgattacaaaagtcaggtttagaaaactataactgatcacacaagtcagggttagaaagCTATACCTAgaatagagaaaaaaaaaaaacaaaaaaccccagtagagagagagagttgggttctcaccactctgtgaagcttgaactggtcagggttcccaggtggtggtggtagctgagggtccagagtgctggagacaggcagagcccccagcacagtcagtgaggagaagatgaagtcccaatagaactgatgcagattttggatccaggcattgGAACCC
This region includes:
- the TMEM14A gene encoding transmembrane protein 14A isoform X2 produces the protein MAIDWIGFCYAAVVALGGVVGYTRKGSIVSLAAGLFFGLVSGYGAYCVTHDSRDVKISFFSAFILTIVMGMRFKRSKKLIPGGLIAGLSLLMILRLVFLLL